CACATCCCGGCCGGGAGGCACAGAGTAGACTTTGGTTCTTTTCCAGGGCTGAAGTTGACGCTCATTTTGTGTGGCTAACCCCCTTTCACTTTACCCAGTAGTTAAGTAGAAAGACACAGGAACTTTACTTGgctcttgaggagctgcagtgtTTATTTAGAGACAAACTGAAACTTCCGCTGTACATTTACTAGCACTTTGACAACTTCACTGCTAATTTTTTCTCTGCTCAGACTGCCAACACCTGTCTGCTCTGAGCGCATCcaccatcactctctctctcgctacGCACACACTAGCTACTCTCATACTGAGCTATTCCTAAAAGGACCCATGCTGCTCTTATAAACACCACATTTCCATCCAAACATGTTTATGTGAATTATCTAAATAGAAAAGCTGGATAGAAGCGACAAGTCCAGCATAACTTTCCCCAGAGCTGTCAAACACACTGTTGCACCCGTAGAGGAGACTTAAATCAAAAGACTCTTCATCTGCACCTCTCTGTCATCATCTTGCTTCAGAAAGCAACAAATATGGTCTCATATGAGCTGAAACAGAACAACACGCCCAACAGCAGTAAGCTCTAGACAGCCAAACTCTTTTTCTATGTTTATATCCTGACATTGGGACCTTGTGCTCAGGTAGacactttttttcttaacaTTGGCTTTAAATCTCCTTGATTGTGCAATCCAACGATTATGCAAAAATGATCGCGGGTCAGGCGATTATGTAATAATTGCGACACGCCTAGCCACAGATAGCAATTATATCTCATGTAATGTATTGTTTAAATGAACCACACAGGAGgtaaataaaagcacaaaacaTCATTACCTGCTCCATGATTCTGGTGAGAACTGTTTTGAGCCCAGGTCTTCTTCCATGGTCTATAGGAGGGTAGTAGGTGCCCCCAATGAAAGGTCGTAGCTCAGGGGTCAACCACACATTCATGGGCcaacctccacctccactcGTTGCCTGTAGACATTAGCAACAAAAGGTCATGAcagagtagggatgtcacgataccagaaatgtagtagtcgataccaataccagtgaaattccacaattcttgataccgattcgataccacggtaaaaaataaaagtaaaacaataactcccatgtacttcaacatacactccgtTATTACCGCTTGCATATTGGTTtttgttaaacaggtcataattccctctctattatctattttatattgtgtgTGAAAACATCTAGTTTCTCACTAAAAACtccattttacaagattacattcgAACACaacatgataacgttagaatttacctttgcccaatgCTTACTGAATaaagcctgaacgcatcataatgtaaatcaatggcacctcctgtGTTGAAGTTGGCAGGTCgggagctagttaacgttagctgttcgcagccggtaagcagcacagtcctgcacagagctaacagctaacactaaCTAGCTCTTGTCCTGCCCATTTCAACAAGGATATGTTGTTCCTACTGTAGCATTATCTGGGGAAAAAATAGAGTGCGTCCCCTGGACGCGTCAACAGTGAGTTTACTgggtcccaaacacattttctatcgtcgcCGTGACGACAGGACGTTAGTCTCGAGACCTGACGGTACCTTTGGTACTatagaaaacgagtaccgtcacggtTTCAGAATTTTGGCCTTAAATTGTtagtatcggttcttgtgatATCTCTAAGAGAGAATACTATCAGCTGAGTAAAAAATATAACGTTATGTGAGTAAACCTAAATGTAactacacacacctgcacaaagGTCATGTAGACCTTGTCCACATCAGGTCTCTCTTCTCGGTCTACTTTGATGCAGACAAAGTTGTCACTAAGGACTTTGCCGATTTCCTCATCTTCGAAAGACTCCCTCTCCATGACATGGCACCAATGGCATGTTGAGTAGCCCACTAAtggtcagagagaaagagaattacagaaaacaaatgtgtcATTTCTAGTACAATCACATCATTTATCTTTTCTCACACTGAAACATAAATTCAGAGTGAAGTGGCCCCAAAATGGAATGCAGGTTAAAGCCAGGTGTTTAAGTGGCTTCTTGCCTGATAAAAAGATCGGTTTGTCTTCCTTCTTTGCTTTGTCAAAAGCATCTTGTCCCCACGGATACCTGAAACAAACACGACATTAGTTTATACATGACATTACATTAGCTTTAAAGAAAcatgtgtctgtctgtagtTCAAAGGCACTCACCAGTCCACAGGGTTGTGTGCATGTTGCAGCAGGTAGGGCGACCTCTCCTCGGCTAACCTGTTGGTGTGTCTGTGAGGGGTGGACGCCATGCTCATAAAGACAGATGAGCTGGACAGACAAACATATTTACAGTTTTAGTCCATGTTTAATGGCAAGAATGTAGAGAAATCTGCAAAAATCAGACATCTTATAAAAGGTTTATTTTGTGTGTACTCCAGATAGTAGGAGACAACAGCagaatattttaattatttatcttgGTGCTTTTAAGGTCCCATATGgtagaaagtgagatttccatgtcttttttattaggAGGCAAGtctaggtgctatataaatactgtgaaagtatcaaaacgctcaattgACGGAGAAATGCACAaaaccccgagcctttccaagccgacctagagacggttgcggcgcaccgcctcatatgcgggactccccagcctgccgtgtgtcgctcacaccctccagctagctgttaacgagggtctttggGCACAGAGCAGTACTAAAAAGTGATATCGGTGCATACCTAATTCAGACAGACATTATgacaaaaataatgtgttttttgaacattaaagcatgaaaacatgttctagtagaaaccccaaatacaagtatgaacctgaaaatgagcttaTGTCTCCTTTAATACCTCTGCCTGAATGAAACAATATCATAGCCTTGTTTTTTGTGAATGACATTGAGAGCTATACACAAGAAAATGATTGCACTGCCCTTCCCTGTGGGCTTTTACATGTTTCCTTAACGGGACAATGAAATGGAATGTTTTGGCCATCACTAACCAGTGTTACTAGTGTTACTAGTGTTACTAGTGCACCTGGTGCACCTGgtgcacctgtgcttttcctgcttgtcctgctatgacaagtccaACTGTCATTTTGCCAATGCAATGTTAACCAAGTATAGCTGTTAAGTGTTTTGACAGTGAGGAGCCAAGCTAACGGCTAACTTTACTACATTAGCTATTctgccattgtttttttttaaccagcaTGAAGTGTTATCACACTGCCAGCTAGCTGATACTGAAGGACCTGGCTCCATTCTACAGCTGCACTAGCTGTCAAGAAGCACTGTAgccaaggcctatagaaggaggctgggtcacgcatCATATCTCCGGGGATATAgcgcatgcgcagtaaaatctggtctgcactcgtcgaaattgagccaatcgcacaGGACCGCAGCttgagttacactgcgcatgcgatACACACCACACAACAAGACGCGTGTCCCATCCTCCTACTATAGGCCTTGACTGTAGCTATCAAAACGGAAAGTCATGGCGAATCCCATTTGAATATTCCCCAATTTAATGAAACTTTGTTTCCAGGCGTGTGCTAATGCTCCGGAAAACACGACTGATCACAGTCTCCGATAAATTACACCATGTTTTAAAATTCGGCATTAATAGCTATGACACACGGACACGTATTCATAACATTTATTACATGTAAACCAAAGGCTAGCTTAGACTTTACCGTTAGCAGAGTGCGCTCGCTTGTGGTGTTATCAACGTTACCATGAAAACCACATAAGAAAAGCTGatacattattataaataaatgctgCTTGGTGGCTTATGTAGTTACCCCGAATTAAAATACGAAGCATTGGACGCTCGTTACATGTCTTTTCTCACAGCTGCATGTCTCCCAGCAGTAATTAATGTAAGGGGAATATTAAATTGCATCATTTTCTATCGGAGTTTGGCGTAATGCGTCCAACAGCAACTACCAGCAACCATATTAGCCCTCGTGGGTTTACCTGAGGTGGTGGAGCGGGGACCTGTCGCTTGGTGGGTGAGGAGTTATTAGTCTGAAACACCTGATGTGACCCCCGGAGCTCTGCGGTGGACTGTCCGCTCCCAAACAAGCTGCAGTTAAAAGACGTGCTGGCTCAATGTGGCTATTTGTGGACGCCGTGCGACGCAATGCTAGTCTTAGCATCCTAATCATGTGTTGCCTAGAGTTACTAGCTAGCTTGACTTAGTTGCCTCAGACTAACCAAAAGTTCCAGGCAGGAGGTGAACATGTTATTGCAGTACCACGAGTGGCCAGCAAGTTATAGCGACACTCACAACAATCACAGGTTGTGTTaggtttttaaataatataatacatcaaTGTTTTATGAAGTAATAATGTGTTGTAAAGGGAAACAAGTGGAAagaaaattgtttaaaaaaaacataaattcattcaattcaaacaactttattaatcccttaAGGGGCATTATTGGTTTGGAGCAGCttgtacataaaaaaatagataaaacatagtgacacacaacaagaacaacaataagctaaaaatatatataaaacaggacCCAAAATGATTACTGATGTAAACTAgactaactaataaataaacagactgaacAAGAACAACAGAAGGATCAGTCTAATAAAGGATAAAAGGATCTGTGACGGTAAAAGGATAAAAgctcggaaacttgtgtttggtggattatttctctgttgttacaatgctaattggcattgtattttacatagtTGTTCTCTTGGAGGAGGAAGTTAGGTCCCacattgtggagatatgggatcgccactggcgattggaaacaggctttccaacgatgtaaaatacaatgccaattagcattgtaacaacagagaaataatcgaccaaacacaagtttcctaACTTTTATTCCCagtttatataaaataaaaaataaaagaatgaaatgAGATGCGTCTCCACTATGCTTTCACCCATTCTGGAGAATTGAGCTTGACAACCGTTTGTATAAAGTCGTCACGAGTCGCCAAGTCTGAGGCCACAATGTTCATAGGTGTTCTGCCAGCTTGCTCTTTGACCCACCGAACCAGCCTCGGCAGACCTCTGTGTATTACGTTGGGAAAGTTGTCAAACAAGCGAAGGATGTACTTGAGTATCCTGGCATCCTCTGGCAGTGTCAGGTTCAGGCCACACACGTAGAGACCTGCAGGTCATTGAGGGCAAATGAGAGCTCAGCAATCACTTCATGGAACAGAATatcaatttttaaaaatggcacTTCACACGGTAGGAGGCATTATCAGCCCTAATCACCAAAGTAGCTAGAAACCGAAGCCAACACTAACAACATATTGAGCCGCAAAACCAGAGAAAACTCACAATAAGTCGGCCTGTGCGTTTCCAAAACGTGACGGAGTGCTGATCCAACTTTTCTGGTGTCCATACTATTGCCATAGATATAAGGTATTTTACTCCATATCTCAATGTGCAGATCTGCCAGTGCCGGATACTCGTATGAAACTATGACGTTTCTGCCTTTGTCCCAGCATCTCCTCAAGGTAGGGTGCTCCTGTTGTGATACATTGAAAGATTTAATTTTGGAAGAGGTATAAGCTTTTAACGCTATAATAGCTTACAGTAGGTAGGCctactttaaagggatagtttggatctcttgaagtggggttgtatgaggtacttatccatagtcagtgtattacctacagtggatgacggtcggcacgcccccagtacCAGGAGTCAGGACTaccgcatggaagcaaagcaatgtactgctgtggacggggccggcagcaaaacggattttagCCACCTTAAAAAATCGATATAAATTAAGTGTACGTGatatttagaattttttcaccactttacttTGCCATTATACAaccctttctgatggggaactgaaggcATTTTGTCCATGTATGCTCTCTTTAAAGTCACcggactccattgacaaaaacagtaattttaccttgcagaacacgggagttgctggtctaccactgcctcaatcggttagtcagtttgtgttattgtgtgacattgatgaatccaaactaaccctttaaaacactaaagtcacacaataacacaaactgacCAACTGATAGAGGTAGCAGTAGACCATCAGCTCCCGTCTTATGTGAGGTCAAATGACAAAGGAGTCaagggagtctggtggctttgaagagagtataACGGCTTCTTTTCCCCATTGGAAatggctgtctgacggcaaggtaaagcgtgaaaatatagtgtacacttatactgatatagttttttttcaggtgagcctttcttttaggtggctaaaataagttttgctgccggccccgtccacaacagtacatggctttgcttctgtgcgggtactcctgtctgtttctccaaactgggggtgtgccgactgtcatttactgtaggtaatatactgactatgtaactcatacaaccccacttcaaaaaatccaaactatccctttaatgatgAGACATGTTTGACTAACTGATCTTTATGTTAACATCCAGTATACTTTACCGTTTTATAGAAGAGTTTGGCTCCAAACAAGGTCATGATGAAGCTGATAAGATGGCTGTGGAGCTGCTCTTCAATCTTTTCGTCAAACCCTTTGAAGTGGGATAAAGCCAGGATGAGGATCTCTTTGGGGTGCCTCTCTGCCCAGTCATTTATGACCTTGAGAGCGGTCTGTCACGGAGGGGCAGAATGATACAGGTCTTAATACGGTTGGCATTAAATAAAGATATATTCTCTATTGTCCACTGTTTTCTTTGATATACAAGCACAATTTAATTTGATCttatttgaaagaaaaaaacttttttcactttGGTGGatcatttggatttttttttcctgtatcacaaaacacaaagtaacATACCAAAGTATACAGGAAACACAATCCAGGAAGTCTTGCTGGACAATTTATCCAGCAAGACTTCCTGGATTCTATTTCTTGTACTTTTACCTGCCTTACTAAAGAGCACCAGAACCAAGCAGCACTTCCATCCTCTGTTTTTAACATATCAAAGTACTTTTATTACCCCAGAGCACTGGTCACAAGTCCACTTTTGACTAAACTTGAGAGGGATGATGAAATCTTCTTACTGACTGATGTAACATTACAATGTTCAGGGCCGCAGCCAGGATTTCAAACGGGCTGAGGACATGAGTTCCCCCTTCAGACACCAAAACTAAAGTCTCTCTAAAGTTATTTAAAAGGCACATGCTTTATTTATTCGGCTACAATTATATcttctgtcatttttttatttcatttatataatCATTGGTATAAAAGTAAAGAGTTTAATAATACTGGAAGCCTATCACACCACTGGTGACTAATGATCCTCAAAGGTTGATTTCCTCCTAAATACTATTTACCGATGTATACATAATGACAAGAGGATGTGTTGGTTATGCATGACGTTTCCAATCTTTACCTCCACATCAGTCCGTGTGTACAGCCCATGATAAAAATAAAGCCTAGTGGGGTCGGTGTCATGCGGCTTGCGAGCGATCCTCAGGTCAATGTAGCGAACTCCTGCATCCAGCTGCTTGGTGATGCTCTCCACCTGCATCACATCATAACAGTCACACAAACACTCCCTCTCTCATATGCACAAATACAGTCGGCTTTTAAACACAATTTACCTGAGTGATCGCCCAGTTGCGCACAATTATACGCACAAGATAAATCTTGCTCAAAAATTTCACTCTCTCGGGTTCTATTATAGCCGAGTTGATGTCCAAGTCATAGCTCATTGAGTTGTGGCTACCTAGGAGATATCAAACATGTGCACGCACAAACACaggcacgcaaacacacacacacacacacacacacacacgcacgcgcacgcacgtgcgcacacacacacacacacacaaaaaggtgTCAGCAATGTCactgttttattaaaaatgaattgttgCTGTCCAGGGAAACCATATATctcgatattttttttttccctttttagaatacatactgtatatatatatatatatatttatttgttttgggcAGATATTATATACGTATATGATATAACTTTTTGTAATAGCTCATTAAAATATGTTATGGAAATATATGTTTTCTGCATGACAGCGGCATTTGTTATTGCTGGGAAAAGAGCTGTGTATTAGTTGAATGCAGTAACAATGTAAGCAGCTTCATACCTGGTATGGCCAGATTATAGAGATGAATGTCGTGGAGTTCAGGTGGTAGTTGCGACATCCAGTCACTGTAGCTTGTGACTTCTCTTTTGCCTATTTTCATCTTAAATTCTGCATAAAACAACTCAAAGTCAACCCTCAATACAGTAGTTTGTagcttataatataatataataatacaaataatataatataataatacaacttaCTCTGCCAAGGTGATTCCCAGCCTTCCTTGCGTCCTTTATTACCTGAAATTTGAAAGAGCAGAAGTATACAAAGAACAGATATTTTCATGAATTACTGCTCATTGGGAGGCTGCAGCATTCACGTTACTACGTTAACAGCACAGAGGTAAGAAAGAaaagtgtgtgtctgctgttgTCGTACAGGTTTTTGTACCATTGTATGAGGAAATCTAAAAATAGAAAGGATTCTGAGGCTGATATGGAGTTCTTGTGCAGCTTCCTCATACCATCACTTGGCACTTAAAGATCTCTGTTTTGTTGTCTTTGGTGGCCTCTATGGTGATAAATGGTAactgcaggtgtgtttttggatcTCAATTCCCAGAGATGTCACCACAgactatggaggaccacaagtgTAAtggaaatagtaataaagcatttcattaattaataactaattgtacaataacaATGGGCATGAataaatttgtttacaaattacATTATTGATCTACAAATAAATagactaaattacaaagtaatttattatttgatattttaatggGAAATTgatggattcatatttcatttgtagattatttttataattcctcttttagaatattaaataataaattacattgTAATTTAGTCTATTTAATTATAGATAATTATAGGCGGTCTAACAGACCGTTAGGGTTTTAATAATGCAAATAAATCTGTTTAAATAAAAGCTACAAGCCTTTCAGCCCACAGCTTTTCCTAAATGTGCGTTTTCGAAGGTAACTGAAGCCCAGAAggaaccaaaataaaacaaaagaccTACCTACCATACCTCTTAAGGCCATGAGATGAGACTGAAAGCTCCGGAAGCTAGTGTGCACCTTTGACCTCAAGTTATGTTGTTGCACATACTGTTCCCAAAattcaagaatgaactttctcAGAGACTATGTAAgttttgaaagaagaaataataAATTCAGCCCTTACAAATGAcataagcaataaaacacaccCGATTCCCGCTCACTTCAGCACACTCAGAGGTTAAACTGCTACAGTCTTACACGGTCAGCAAACTTTGGATAGATTTTGCTGTGTAACTGACATTACTACGGAAGCCGAAAACGGCCGTGTTTGCTATTTTTTTATACCGTTATCTCGAGAGATAATTATGTCATTATCTCGAGAGAAAAAGCTTAGTTATCTTGATATGAGATAATTTACTTGTTACCacgagaaaacaagaaaaaagacGTTTCCTCTGATTACTTAATCTGTTTCTGTCAAATCAACCGACgataaatgcattcaaacggacTAGATCGAGTTGACTTGGTGAAGTTAGTGGAAGGATATACGTGCGACTACGTCcggtatacatacatatatggaaataagattaaatGGATTATATTCTAGAcaagtataaaacattttacCTGTGTCccttatgaataaaaaaaagtagcaCAAAATTGTGAGGGAGatgtatttattctttgatGTTTTGGTTGCTGGgaagaaattaaattaataattcctgacaatggcTGATACATTTCAGTTGAAgccatctctgactacatacagacacaaaataaagtatttttactatatttttaaaaaccgGCCGTAGTCACACGTATGCTTCTGCTTACTTCACCAAATCCTTCACTGTCAGCTCGATCTGGACCGTTGGAATGCATTTACCGTTGGCTGATTTGACCCAAACATATTACGTAAAATAAGAGGAAACCTCCTTTTGTTTTCTCGAGATAACGGCATTCAAAAAATAATTGCAAGCTTGGCCACTCCTGGCTTCCGTACTTTACTCATTCAGTTCACTGACTTTATGGCTCTTCCCTACTGTACTCCTGCCTCTTTTACACTGTGTTTTAGCATTTACCATTATCCCATAATTGCCGCTTGTGGCCACAGTTGCCACTGATAGTTACATAGACTCACCCTAAGTACTGTATGTCAATCATTATGTAACACACTATAGATGTATTGCTCATGTTGAAGgagaaatattattattaaaaatattacaTAAATTTATTCTGTTGCGTGTATGTTTTGTAGCATCTTAGCATCAAGGTGTGGGTTCCGTTGCGTTGCCATGTCTCTGTTGTCTAATTCAATAAAACACCAGTCAATTTGATTTAACTCGTATTTATTGGATTCGAGGAAATGTAATCAATTATTGGACAAGGAAAAGATTTGATTCTCAGGCATGTTGGAAATCCCACTATAGCACTAAGATGTACATAGGATTGTTTCAGGGCTCTTGGGCAAGGTGACTTCAGGCTGCTTATCTATCTAGCCCTGGCCAGGCCCACCATATTCTGGGCTCTGCTGAAGATGGCGTAGTACTGTCTGATGAAGACATCACCCAGGATCCACAGGCTGTCTCCTCCGTTGCCAAAGCCGGTGCGGCAGCCATAGTATTGAGACTGTGGGAGGGATTTGAGAGAAAGATTTCAGCCAGATGTTAAGTATATAGTAAGATGAGAAAAGGCAAACAAACACTTACCTGACGGACGTAGGCAGAGCCTGGGATGGTGAATTCCTCTCCGTGGATGTGGAAGGTCACATCTGGCATTTGGGCAATGTTGTTACAGTTGACCTTATACTGAGGCAGAGGGAGAAAAGGTGGAAAGGAAAGGGGATGAAAGAGTATTCAAATTTGGTTTCACTGTCCAATGTTCAACTCTGCTAAGTTGTATTTAATGTGAAGCTAAAGAAATCTCCAACCAGGATGTCTTTTTTTAGCACTTACGTCTCCGTTCTGGCTGCTAGCTCCAACAACACGGTTGATGTTGCTGATGCTGCTCTGAGGTCCGACAATCAGAGAAGTGCCGGTGTCCACGATAGCCTGGCAACCGCCATTGCAAGCCACAACCTGACCGTTGACAGTAACACTGAAAGACATACACAGCACAGCATGCATCAGACAGATATCAAACACTTGTGCCCACTTTAGTTTGGATAGAGTTCTGGGGACCCTGTCATGCTGTATCAGTGGCTTCACCTGTCCACTGTGATCTGCCAGTACAGCTCATTGGAGAGGGGAATCCAGGAGATGGAGCCATAGTAGTGGTTGGGGTCAACACCGCCGAAGGTCACCACACTGCCTTGCTGAGAGTTGCTGCAGAGGAAAACGAGAACTTACTGAAAAACTCTCTAGAAATGAGTTGGTGTTTGAGTATTAGTAAGTATTAGGATGCTGCAAAGCTATGGCTGTCCTTACTGGCTCAGGTACACAGAGAAGAGGTCTTGGCTGACCAGGCCCTCCGTCATCATGTTGTCGAAGACGGGCGTAGCGCCGGAAGCAGACAGGCGAGGGTATGCCAGGCCCAGGATACCATCAGCGCGCATGTACTGCATGAAAGGAGCCTCGGTCTGGCTCAAACCGACGACCTGGTTCCTCACAACGAGCCCACCCACCTGACAGACAAGCACAAAGACAGTACAGGGATTTAAAACCCTCTAAAATCACAAGCTGTAATCGGAATATCCCTTCTTTtgctttttctattttcatgattttttttgtgcaacacacttaaattaataaagtaaagaTATAAAAaccctaaaaaataaatgagaaaaaaacactgtaaaataaggaaataaattaaaaactttaaaaactaaaaaacaaaataaagaaataaataaaaaacgtaaaaaaacaaaacaaattaaattaaatgtaatgaaTATGACCCACAGGCTGGcagatattttttctttaattttgaaGGAATCTGTTGagacaaaataataatcaatgtgaactgtaaataaatattaatttccCAGTTCAAAGTGATACTATATGCTTTCATTCCTCACCGTCACAGTGTCGTATCCAAGGAAACCAGTCATGCTGCCG
The genomic region above belongs to Sebastes fasciatus isolate fSebFas1 chromosome 20, fSebFas1.pri, whole genome shotgun sequence and contains:
- the LOC141758611 gene encoding PI-PLC X domain-containing protein 1-like codes for the protein MKISVLCILLLFQISGNKGRKEGWESPWQKFKMKIGKREVTSYSDWMSQLPPELHDIHLYNLAIPGSHNSMSYDLDINSAIIEPERVKFLSKIYLVRIIVRNWAITQVESITKQLDAGVRYIDLRIARKPHDTDPTRLYFYHGLYTRTDVETALKVINDWAERHPKEILILALSHFKGFDEKIEEQLHSHLISFIMTLFGAKLFYKTEHPTLRRCWDKGRNVIVSYEYPALADLHIEIWSKIPYIYGNSMDTRKVGSALRHVLETHRPTYCLYVCGLNLTLPEDARILKYILRLFDNFPNVIHRGLPRLVRWVKEQAGRTPMNIVASDLATRDDFIQTVVKLNSPEWVKA
- the LOC141758777 gene encoding pepsin A-like is translated as MKWAFVVCAMVALSECLIQVPLEKGKTARETLEELGLWEEYRLKYPYNPMAKFDESFAVGNEQMTNDADLAYYGIISIGTPPQSFKVIFDTGSSNLWVPSVYCNSPACKNHDKFNPSTSSTYRNQGGALSIHYGTGSMTGFLGYDTVTVGGLVVRNQVVGLSQTEAPFMQYMRADGILGLAYPRLSASGATPVFDNMMTEGLVSQDLFSVYLSHNSQQGSVVTFGGVDPNHYYGSISWIPLSNELYWQITVDSVTVNGQVVACNGGCQAIVDTGTSLIVGPQSSISNINRVVGASSQNGDYKVNCNNIAQMPDVTFHIHGEEFTIPGSAYVRQSQYYGCRTGFGNGGDSLWILGDVFIRQYYAIFSRAQNMVGLARAR